Proteins encoded within one genomic window of Actinomycetota bacterium:
- a CDS encoding helix-turn-helix transcriptional regulator → MARTSWDDIKAARAGDSAVEPAYAAAKLAFELGEQVRGLREERGWSQRDLAKLTGMTQPAIARFEAGGTTPTLPILQRIASAFDTTLSVQLKPKAVA, encoded by the coding sequence ATGGCACGTACGTCATGGGATGACATCAAGGCCGCTCGCGCAGGCGACTCGGCAGTTGAGCCCGCATACGCCGCAGCCAAGCTCGCATTCGAACTGGGGGAGCAGGTTCGTGGTTTACGCGAGGAGCGGGGCTGGAGCCAGCGCGACCTGGCCAAACTCACCGGCATGACCCAGCCCGCCATCGCGCGTTTCGAGGCGGGCGGTACGACGCCGACCCTGCCGATCCTGCAGCGCATCGCTAGCGCTTTCGACACGACGCTCTCTGTCCAGCTCAAGCCGAAGGCCGTCGCCTGA